In a single window of the Pongo abelii isolate AG06213 chromosome 1, NHGRI_mPonAbe1-v2.0_pri, whole genome shotgun sequence genome:
- the LOC134760745 gene encoding membrane protein BRI3-like, translating into MGPAPRLPQRGPSHPVRRVPAGADRAEPSRAGAAGAAGPPWTTRLLQERPPAYNLEAGQGDYACGPHGHGAIPAAPPQPPYSYLVTGTPTHHPRVYNIHSRTVTRYPTNSIVVVGGCPVCRVGVLQDCFTFLGIFLAIILFPFGFICCFALRKRRCPNCGATFA; encoded by the coding sequence ATGGGCCCCGCCCCGCGTCTGCCTCAGAGGGGCCCGAGCCACCCGGTGCGCCGCGTCCCCGCCGGGGCCGACAGAGCCGAGCCGAGCCGGGCCGGAGCGGCGGGCGCGGCCGGGCCGCCATGGACCACAAGGCTGCTGCAAGAGCGGCCGCCCGCCTACAACCTGGAGGCCGGCCAGGGCGACTACGCGTGCGGCCCGCACGGCCACGGCGCCATCCCCGCCGCGCCCCCGCAGCCGCCCTACTCCTACCTCGTCACAGGGACACCCACCCACCATCCCAGGGTCTACAACATCCACAGCCGGACCGTCACCCGCTATCCTACCAACTCTATCGTGGTCGTGGGAGGCTGTCCCGTCTGCAGGGTCGGGGTGCTGCAGGACTGCTTCACTTTCCTGGGCATCTTCCTGGCCATCATCCTGTTCCCCTTTGGGTTCATCTGCTGTTTTGCCTTGAGGAAGCGAAGATGCCCCAACTGTGGAGCCACCTTCGCTTAA